A genomic region of Herbaspirillum sp. DW155 contains the following coding sequences:
- a CDS encoding PLP-dependent aminotransferase family protein, whose translation MAVTPLYKQFADQLAASIRDGVLRPGERIASVRIASQQHKVSVTTVVRAYELLESRGIIESQPQSGYFVREQPDAIARPVVKPPSRADHPAWQESTEVDVSRLVLATLKTIQQDGTVPLGSPYPNPALFPSHRLAQYAGRIARHASQSSVFDDLPPGHPDLLRQIARRYLENGLKVDPEEIVVTVGATEAINLCLQAVARPGDTIAVETPTFYAMLHAIERLGMRALEIPTDPQRGIDVGVLEERMKTQPVAACMVMPNFQNPLGFQMPDSEKERLVRLAGQHQMPVIENAVYSELYYGNAHPSSLKNYDGEGLVLHCSSFSKSLTSAHRIGWAMPGRYRAQVEKLKFLNTLATPTAPQRAIAEYLTQGGYERHLRRVRRAFAQQRDMMRHFVLRFFPAGTQVSEPQGGYVLWVELPHRVDAMELYRRSLALGITVAPGRIFAATNRYSHFIRLNYSYAWSKETEQALKLVGKLVEELAG comes from the coding sequence ATGGCCGTCACGCCTCTTTACAAACAATTTGCCGACCAGCTCGCGGCCTCCATCCGCGACGGCGTACTGCGCCCGGGCGAGCGCATCGCCTCGGTGCGCATCGCCAGCCAGCAGCACAAGGTCAGCGTCACCACCGTGGTACGCGCCTACGAACTGCTGGAAAGCCGCGGCATCATCGAAAGCCAGCCGCAATCCGGCTACTTCGTACGCGAGCAGCCCGACGCCATTGCACGCCCCGTGGTGAAACCGCCCTCCCGGGCCGACCATCCGGCCTGGCAGGAATCGACCGAGGTCGACGTCAGTCGCCTGGTGCTGGCCACGCTCAAGACCATCCAGCAGGACGGCACCGTGCCGCTCGGTTCGCCCTATCCCAATCCGGCGCTGTTCCCCTCGCACCGGCTGGCGCAATACGCCGGCCGCATCGCGCGGCATGCCAGCCAGTCCAGCGTGTTCGACGATCTGCCGCCGGGCCACCCGGACCTGCTGCGCCAGATCGCCCGGCGTTATCTCGAAAACGGCCTCAAGGTCGATCCCGAAGAAATCGTCGTCACCGTCGGCGCCACCGAAGCCATCAATCTCTGCCTGCAGGCCGTGGCCCGTCCGGGCGACACCATCGCGGTGGAGACACCGACCTTCTACGCCATGCTGCACGCCATCGAACGTCTGGGCATGCGGGCGCTGGAAATCCCGACCGATCCGCAGCGCGGCATCGACGTGGGGGTACTGGAAGAACGGATGAAGACGCAGCCGGTGGCGGCCTGCATGGTGATGCCCAACTTCCAGAATCCGCTGGGTTTCCAGATGCCTGACAGCGAAAAGGAAAGACTGGTGCGCCTGGCCGGGCAACACCAGATGCCGGTGATCGAGAACGCCGTCTATAGCGAACTGTATTACGGCAATGCCCACCCCTCATCGCTGAAGAACTATGACGGCGAGGGCCTGGTGCTGCACTGCTCGTCCTTCTCCAAGAGCCTGACCTCAGCACACCGCATCGGCTGGGCCATGCCGGGGCGCTATCGGGCGCAGGTGGAAAAACTCAAGTTCCTCAACACGCTGGCCACGCCCACCGCACCCCAACGCGCCATTGCGGAATACCTCACGCAAGGCGGCTACGAACGCCACCTGCGACGCGTGCGTCGCGCCTTCGCCCAGCAGCGCGACATGATGCGGCACTTCGTGCTGCGCTTCTTCCCGGCCGGCACGCAGGTGTCCGAGCCGCAGGGCGGGTATGTGCTGTGGGTGGAATTGCCGCATCGGGTTGATGCGATGGAGTTGTATCGCCGCAGCCTGGCGCTGGGGATCACGGTGGCGCCGGGGCGCATCTTTGCGGCGACCAATCGGTACAGCCATTTCATCCGCTTGAATTACAGCTATGCCTGGTCGAAGGAGACTGAGCAGGCCTTGAAGCTGGTGGGGAAACTGGTGGAAGAACTGGCGGGGTGA
- a CDS encoding helix-turn-helix domain-containing protein, with the protein MSVIEMSAQPDAGLQARAQQMGVPPEVLLIVETLQADAEEKEGGALSLARLSKRTQLRMSTLRRFLSALEEAGVVKVEMNEDGTGSVSLLVSPQ; encoded by the coding sequence ATGAGCGTGATCGAAATGTCCGCCCAGCCGGATGCCGGGCTGCAGGCCCGCGCGCAGCAGATGGGCGTGCCGCCTGAAGTGCTGCTGATCGTGGAAACCCTGCAGGCGGATGCCGAAGAGAAGGAGGGCGGGGCGCTGTCGCTGGCGCGCTTGTCCAAGCGCACGCAATTGCGCATGAGTACCTTGCGGCGGTTTTTGTCGGCGCTGGAAGAGGCTGGTGTGGTGAAGGTCGAGATGAATGAGGATGGGACCGGGAGCGTGAGCTTGCTGGTGTCGCCTCAGTAA
- a CDS encoding D-amino acid dehydrogenase: MRVVILGSGVIGVTSAWYLARAGHEVTVLDRQPGPALETSFGNAGQISPGYASPWAAPGIPLKAIKWMFQEHAPLAIRPDGTLNQLRWMWQMLRNCNARSYAVNKERMVRLAEYSRDCLRDLRADVGIPYEGRQQGTLQLFRSQEQLDGAAKDIAVLQEAGVPFELLTPEQLGGAEPALEKVRGKLTGGLRLPNDETGDCQLFTTRLAEMAAQLGVKFRYDVSIDALTMAGGKIAGVVCGKELVQADSYVVALGSYSPQLLRDVPGLPAIPVYPLKGYSITVPITDASAAPVSTILDETYKIAVTRFDDRIRVGGMAEIVGYDTALKAKRRATLEMVVNDLFPGAGDTREASFWTGLRPMTPDGTPVVGATPVSNLYINTGHGTLGWTMSCGSGQLLADLISGRRPAIAHEDLSVARYLSATGEMRTPRLAEA, encoded by the coding sequence ATGCGCGTCGTCATTCTTGGAAGCGGTGTCATCGGGGTCACCAGCGCCTGGTATCTGGCCAGGGCCGGCCACGAGGTGACCGTACTGGACCGCCAGCCCGGCCCCGCGCTGGAGACCTCGTTCGGCAATGCCGGCCAGATCTCCCCCGGCTACGCTTCACCGTGGGCTGCCCCCGGCATTCCGCTCAAGGCGATCAAGTGGATGTTCCAGGAGCACGCCCCGCTGGCCATCCGCCCCGACGGCACGCTCAATCAACTGCGCTGGATGTGGCAGATGCTGCGCAACTGCAATGCCCGGAGCTACGCCGTCAACAAGGAACGCATGGTGCGCCTGGCCGAATACAGCCGCGACTGCCTGCGCGACCTGCGTGCCGACGTCGGCATCCCCTATGAAGGCCGCCAGCAAGGCACGCTGCAACTGTTCCGTTCGCAAGAACAACTCGATGGCGCCGCCAAGGACATCGCCGTGCTGCAGGAAGCCGGTGTGCCTTTCGAACTGCTCACCCCGGAACAACTGGGCGGTGCCGAACCGGCGCTGGAGAAAGTGCGCGGCAAGCTGACCGGCGGCCTGCGCCTGCCCAACGATGAAACCGGCGATTGCCAGCTCTTCACCACGCGCCTGGCCGAAATGGCCGCGCAACTGGGGGTGAAATTCCGCTATGACGTCTCCATCGACGCCCTCACCATGGCCGGCGGCAAGATCGCCGGCGTGGTCTGCGGCAAGGAACTGGTACAGGCCGACAGCTACGTGGTCGCCCTGGGCTCCTACTCGCCGCAACTGCTGCGCGACGTGCCGGGCCTGCCGGCCATTCCGGTCTATCCGCTCAAGGGTTATTCGATCACCGTGCCCATCACCGATGCCTCGGCCGCGCCGGTCTCGACCATCCTCGACGAAACCTACAAGATCGCCGTGACCCGCTTCGACGACCGCATCCGCGTGGGCGGCATGGCCGAGATCGTCGGCTATGACACGGCCTTGAAGGCCAAGCGCCGCGCCACGCTGGAGATGGTGGTCAACGACCTCTTCCCCGGCGCGGGCGATACCAGAGAGGCCAGCTTCTGGACCGGCCTGCGCCCCATGACCCCGGACGGCACGCCGGTGGTGGGCGCCACGCCAGTCTCCAACCTGTACATCAACACCGGCCACGGCACGCTGGGCTGGACCATGTCCTGCGGCTCGGGCCAGTTGCTGGCCGACCTGATCTCCGGCCGCCGCCCCGCCATCGCCCATGAAGACCTGTCGGTGGCGCGCTACCTGTCCGCGACCGGCGAGATGCGCACGCCGCGCCTGGCGGAGGCCTGA
- a CDS encoding Lrp/AsnC ligand binding domain-containing protein has product MRTQQQSIRTLDKLDHRILAVLQKDGRISMKELGEQVGLSVTPCIERVRRMERDGVISGYYARVNPESLGATLLVFVEITLNHKSGNMFEQFRREVLRIPEVQECHLVSGDFDYLIKARIRGMAEYRKLLGDILLQLPGAAQSKSYVVMEEIKETLALPLDD; this is encoded by the coding sequence ATGAGAACTCAGCAACAGTCCATCCGTACCCTCGACAAGCTCGATCACCGCATCCTGGCGGTGCTGCAAAAGGATGGCCGCATCTCCATGAAGGAGCTGGGCGAGCAGGTCGGCCTGTCGGTCACACCCTGCATCGAACGGGTCAGGCGCATGGAGCGCGATGGCGTGATCAGCGGCTATTACGCGCGCGTCAATCCAGAGTCATTGGGGGCGACCTTGCTGGTGTTCGTGGAAATCACGCTCAATCACAAGTCCGGCAACATGTTCGAGCAGTTCCGCCGCGAGGTGTTGCGCATTCCCGAAGTGCAGGAATGCCACCTGGTGTCGGGCGACTTCGATTACCTCATCAAGGCGCGCATCCGCGGCATGGCCGAATACCGCAAGCTGCTGGGCGATATCCTGTTGCAGCTGCCGGGCGCGGCGCAGTCCAAGAGCTATGTGGTGATGGAAGAGATCAAGGAAACCCTGGCCTTGCCGCTGGATGACTGA
- a CDS encoding FdhF/YdeP family oxidoreductase — MPSKPRIEQYNQPAGGWGALKYVALNLVKEHVADGRGLRTLLSQNQPDGFDCPGCAWPDREHTSTFEFCENGVKAVAAEATKKRVTPEFFEQHTVTELMQQSDYELEEHGRLTHPMVYDAATDKYKKIEWAAAFELMAKHLNALPDPDMADFYVSGRASNEAAFLFQLFVRQYGTNNFPDCSNMCHEPTSVGLPGTVGIGKGTVLLEDFDHCDTLLLFGQNPATNHPRMMGELRHAAKRGATIVAINPLKERGLERFADPQSKVEMLTMGSTRISSMFIHPTLGGDLALIKGVIKRTIELDDAAKVAGTERVIDVKFIEEHTAGFEEFAAQARAESWDDIIAESGVSREDIEKLAQVYVKGKAVIATWGMGLTQHKHAVATIQLLSNMMMLRGNIGRKGAGLCPVRGHSNVQGDRTVGIDEKPTPAFLDRLEQVFGFKAPRHHGNDTVGSVMAMLEGRTKVFIGLGGNFAMATPDTPRTFEAMRSCNLTVHITTKLNRSHLVHGKDALILPTMGRTEIDLQKSGPQGVTVEDSMSMVHVSYGINKPASEHLMSETAIVAHLAEATMKSRNNGPKIDWLWYAEDYSRIRDAIEKVYDAFKGYNERIANPGGFHLGVASRDRVWKTASGKANFIVHEIPKDTPIHRARAIHGEKLLTLMTTRSHDQYNTTIYGMDDRYRGVFGQRRVVFINPADLQMLGLKDGEWVDITSVWDDGVERRAEGFLLVEYDIPRGCIGSYYPETNPLVPLESFADKARTPTSKSIPVLLSRSAVQRSAA; from the coding sequence ATGCCTTCCAAACCAAGAATCGAGCAATACAATCAACCCGCAGGCGGCTGGGGCGCGCTGAAATACGTCGCGCTGAACCTGGTCAAGGAACACGTGGCCGACGGCCGTGGCCTGCGTACCCTGTTGTCGCAGAACCAGCCCGACGGCTTTGATTGTCCCGGTTGCGCATGGCCGGACCGCGAGCATACCTCCACCTTCGAATTCTGCGAAAACGGCGTCAAGGCCGTGGCCGCAGAAGCCACCAAGAAGCGCGTCACCCCCGAGTTCTTCGAGCAGCACACCGTCACCGAGCTGATGCAGCAATCGGATTACGAACTGGAAGAACACGGCCGCCTGACCCATCCCATGGTCTACGACGCCGCCACCGACAAGTACAAGAAGATCGAATGGGCCGCCGCCTTCGAACTGATGGCCAAGCACCTGAACGCCTTGCCCGATCCGGACATGGCGGACTTCTATGTCTCCGGGCGCGCCAGCAATGAAGCCGCTTTCCTGTTCCAGCTGTTCGTGCGTCAGTACGGCACCAACAATTTCCCCGACTGCTCCAACATGTGCCACGAGCCCACCAGCGTGGGCTTGCCGGGCACCGTCGGTATCGGCAAGGGCACGGTGCTGCTGGAAGACTTCGATCATTGCGACACGCTGCTGCTGTTCGGCCAGAACCCGGCCACCAATCACCCGCGCATGATGGGCGAACTGCGCCACGCGGCCAAGCGCGGTGCCACCATCGTCGCCATCAATCCATTGAAGGAGCGCGGCCTTGAACGCTTTGCCGATCCGCAGAGCAAGGTCGAGATGCTGACCATGGGCAGCACCCGCATCAGTTCCATGTTCATCCACCCCACGCTGGGCGGTGACCTGGCGCTGATCAAGGGCGTCATCAAGCGCACCATCGAACTGGATGACGCGGCCAAGGTGGCCGGCACCGAGCGCGTGATCGACGTCAAGTTCATCGAGGAACATACCGCCGGCTTCGAGGAATTCGCCGCCCAGGCACGGGCGGAAAGCTGGGACGACATCATCGCCGAGTCCGGTGTCTCGCGTGAGGACATCGAGAAGCTGGCCCAGGTCTACGTCAAGGGCAAGGCCGTCATCGCCACCTGGGGCATGGGTCTGACCCAGCACAAGCACGCAGTGGCCACCATCCAGCTGCTGTCGAACATGATGATGCTGCGCGGGAACATCGGCCGCAAGGGCGCGGGCCTGTGCCCGGTGCGCGGCCACTCCAACGTGCAGGGCGACCGCACCGTGGGCATCGATGAAAAGCCGACGCCGGCCTTCCTGGATCGCCTGGAACAGGTGTTCGGCTTCAAGGCCCCGCGCCATCACGGCAACGACACCGTGGGTTCGGTCATGGCCATGCTGGAAGGCCGCACCAAGGTCTTCATCGGACTGGGCGGCAACTTCGCCATGGCCACGCCCGATACGCCGCGCACCTTCGAGGCCATGCGCTCGTGCAACCTGACGGTACACATCACCACCAAGCTCAACCGCAGCCACCTGGTGCATGGCAAGGATGCGCTGATCCTGCCGACCATGGGCCGCACCGAGATCGACCTGCAGAAGTCCGGCCCGCAAGGCGTGACGGTGGAAGATTCGATGAGCATGGTGCACGTCTCCTACGGCATCAACAAGCCGGCTTCCGAGCACCTGATGTCGGAGACGGCCATCGTCGCGCACCTGGCCGAAGCCACCATGAAGTCGCGCAACAATGGTCCGAAGATCGACTGGCTGTGGTACGCCGAAGATTACTCGCGCATCCGCGACGCCATCGAGAAGGTGTATGACGCCTTCAAGGGCTACAACGAACGCATCGCCAATCCGGGGGGCTTCCATCTCGGCGTGGCCTCGCGCGACCGCGTGTGGAAGACCGCCAGCGGCAAGGCCAATTTCATCGTCCATGAGATTCCCAAGGACACGCCCATCCATCGTGCCCGCGCGATTCATGGCGAGAAGCTGCTGACCTTGATGACTACCCGTTCGCACGACCAGTACAACACCACCATCTATGGCATGGACGACCGTTATCGCGGTGTGTTCGGCCAGCGCCGGGTGGTCTTCATCAACCCGGCGGACCTGCAGATGCTGGGTTTGAAGGATGGTGAATGGGTCGACATCACCAGCGTCTGGGATGACGGCGTGGAGCGCCGGGCCGAAGGTTTCCTGCTGGTGGAATATGACATTCCGCGCGGTTGTATCGGCAGTTACTATCCCGAGACCAATCCGCTGGTGCCGCTGGAAAGCTTTGCCGACAAGGCGCGCACGCCGACTTCCAAATCCATTCCGGTGCTGCTGTCGCGTTCGGCGGTGCAGCGTTCGGCAGCGTGA